In the Oreochromis aureus strain Israel breed Guangdong linkage group 14, ZZ_aureus, whole genome shotgun sequence genome, one interval contains:
- the dhx40 gene encoding probable ATP-dependent RNA helicase DHX40 — translation MSKSAKWSPKENESKRLPIYQHKSKLIQAVKDSSFLVVTGETGSGKTTQLPQYLREAGFCKDGKIGITQPRRVAAITVAQRVAQEMQCTLGKEVGYQVRFDDCTSQDTVVKYMTDGCLLREVLADPALSQYSVIILDEVHERSLNTDILLGLIKKVFTNPAKATKGRSFPLKVVVMSATLEADKLSAFLSNCPVFAIPGRTFPVTCTFGSAVGPKDLESTGYVKEVVKVALDIHTSEMAGDILVFLTGQSEIEHACDMLFEKAECIDYRYDVTDQSVDGLLILPLYGSMPTDQQRQIFQPPPPGIRKCVVATNIAATSLTIDGIKYIVDSGFVKQLNHNSRVGMDILEVVPISKSEAQQRAGRAGRTSAGKCFRIYTKEFWETCMPEYTIPEIQRTSLTAVILTLKCLGIHDVIRFPYLDCPEERFILEALKQLYQFDAIDRRGNVTKLGELMVEFPLHPGLTRALLKAASLGCQDLLLPVAAMLSVENIFIRPGHPDKQKEADKKHRALAAKTGSMNDFATLLNVFQSCKSSDRPSAWCKENWIHWRALKSAFSVETQLRDILHRLQQKKDFPVETFDGNKSELFRRCLCTGYFTNVARRSIGKVFCTMDGHGSMVHIHPSSSLFDQEAELNWVIFHDVLATSRVYIRTVCPIRYEWVKDLLPKLHEVDAYELSSVAREEVTAEEMTKWESREAAKRQSEVSNEDAMKKLEKRNNETTVSDARARYLQRKQQRQQSKAL, via the exons ATGTCCAAATCAGCGAAATGGAGCCCAAAAGAAAACGAGTCAAAACGTCTACCCATCTATCAGCACAAAAGCAAACTAATTCAAGCTGTCAAAGACAGCAGCTTCCTGGTGGTCACCGGTGAGACTGGAAGCGGGAAAACCACACAACTCCCACAGTACCTGCGTGAAGCAG gctTTTGTAAAGATGGCAAAATTGGCATCACTCAGCCGCGCAGGGTAGCTGCCATCACTGTGGCCCAGAGGGTAGCCCAGGAGATGCAGTGCACTCTGGGAAAGGAAGTTGGCTATCAGGTCCGCTTTGATGACTGCACGTCacag GACACGGTGGTGAAGTACATGACAGACGGCTGTTTGCTGAGGGAGGTCCTGGCAGACCCTGCACTCTCTCAGTACAGTGTTATAATCTTGGATGAAGTCCATGAACGCAGCCTTAACACG GACATTCTCCTGGGTTTAATAAAGAAAGTCTTCACTAACCCAGCCAAGGCCACCAAGGGCCGATCCTTCCCTCTGAAGGTGGTGGTGATGTCGGCCACTTTGGAAGCTGACAAACTATCGGCTTTTCTTAGTAACTGCCCTGTCTTCGCTATTCCTGGGAGGACGTTTCCTGTAACCTGCACGTTTGGGTCGGCTGTTGGACCTAAAGATCTGGAAAGCACTGGTTATGTAAAAGAG GTTGTGAAAGTGGCTCTGGACATTCACACTAGTGAAATGGCTGGGGATATTCTGGTGTTTTTGACAG GTCAGTCTGAGATCGAACACGCCTGTGACATGCTGTTTGAGAAAGCCGAGTGTATAGACTATCGCTATGATGTAACAGACCAATCAGTGGATGGCCTTCTCATTTTGCCCCTTTATGGATCCATGCCGACTG ATCAACAACGGCAGATTTTTCAGCCACCACCTCCAGGAATAAGAAAGTGTGTCGTGGCCACAAACATTGCTGCAACCTCTCTCACCATCGATGGCATAAA GTACATTGTGGACAGCGGCTTCGTGAAGCAGCTCAACCACAATTCGAGGGTGGGCATGGATATCTTGGAGGTTGTGCCTATTTCAAA GAGTGAGGCGCAGCAGAGAGCAGGTCGAGCTGGAAGAACTTCAGCTGGGAAATGTTTCAGAATCTATACCAAGGAATTCTGGGAGACGTGTATGCCTGAATACACAATTCCAGAGATCCAGAGGACGAGTCTGACCGCTGTGATACTCACGCTCAAGTGCCTGGGAATTCATGATGTCATCAG gtTTCCTTATCTGGACTGTCCAGAGGAAAGGTTCATATTAGAAGCACTAAAGCAGCTCTACCAGTTCGATGCCATCGACAG AAGAGGAAATGTGACAAAGCTTGGGGAGCTGATGGTGGAGTTCCCCCTACACCCAGGCCTCACCAGGGCCCTGCTCAAGGCTGCCTCCCTCGGCTGCCAAGACCTGTTGCTTCCTGTGGCGGCCATGCTGTCGGTGGAGAACATCTTCATCAGGCCAG GCCACCCTGATAAGCAGAAAGAGGCAGATAAGAAGCACCGAGCACTGGCTGCAAAGACTGGCAGTATGAACGACTTTGCCACACTTCTCAATGTCTTTCAGTCCTGCAAATCCAG TGATCGACCTTCAGCGTGGTGTAAAGAGAACTGGATCCACTGGAGGGCGCTGAAGTCAGCCTTTAGTGTGGAGACTCAGCTACGAGACATCCTCCACCGACTCCAGCAG AAAAAAGATTTCCCTGTAGAAACATTTGATGGCAACAAGAGTGAACTCTTTAGGCGATGCCTCTGCACAGGATACTTCACTAACGTTGCAAGAAG GTCTATTGGAAAGGTGTTTTGTACAATGGATGGCCATGGATCAATGGTTCACATTCATCCATCCTCATct CTATTTGACCAGGAGGCAGAGCTGAACTGGGTCATCTTCCATGATGTGCTGGCGACATCACGGGTGTACATCCGGACAGTTTGTCCTATTCGATATGAGTGGGTGAAGGATTTATTACCCAAGCTCCATGAAGTGGACGCCTATGAACTGAGCAGTGTGGCGAGAGAAGAAGTTACAGCCGAGGAGATGACAAAATGGGAGTCCAGGGAAGCCGCCAAAAGACAATCAG AGGTTTCTAAtgaggatgcaatgaagaagctGGAGAAGCGAAACAACGAAACCACAGTGAGCGATGCTCGTGCTCGCTACCTGCAGCGAAAGCAGCAAAGGCAGCAGAGTAAAGCTCTCTGA
- the LOC116313850 gene encoding cyclin N-terminal domain-containing protein 2 isoform X2, translated as MRPVSSAVTMARTGFCDTKPLLDLHKKADERRAPLRTWANASGPIDRWQPVEADESRMNLLKMEPDRRWERRLSLQTSEGIIMGFHEDSRAWSPGKLIEGCVEDPVLLYPCGLQGLPSLQVLVPSLLRHEIEKALEKLDLIWDRTYAWEMFLDMMRTQTQNFLPSADLPRYFTDATRGILVDWLIQVHEIMHFQDETLHLAIHLLNRSLRLIKVTTANLQLLGMVCLFIAAKKEECLLPEVSGLCSLMDHTYTKHQFLRMERKVLSGLKFELSYSPPLHFLLIFASVARCSAMVVWMARYLLELSLLEGQCLVFLPAQLAGAALCLARQVVQEPTTPEGEAAWCLVSSIHVGSEATLMKIMHILASAAAKAHTCATFLKFSSPETMHVSRHPGLKNASSLLGVCS; from the exons ATGAGACCTGTGTCTTCGGCTGTGACCATGGCCAGGACTGGGTTCTGCGACACCAAGCCTCTGCTGGACTTACACAAGAAG GCGGATGAAAGGCGAGCCCCACTAAGAACCTGGGCTAATGCCTCTGGGCCTATAGATCGCTGGCAGCCTGTAGAAGCAGACGAGTCCAGGATGAACCTGCTTAAAATGGAACCAGATCGCAGATGG GAAAGGAGACTGTCCTTGCAAACCAGTGAAGGCATCATCATGGGGTTTCATGAGGACAGTAGGGCATGGTCACCTGGTAAATTAAttg AAGGGTGTGTAGAAGATCCTGTGCTGCTTTACCCTTGTGGCCTGCAGGGTCTTCCTAGCCTACAAGTGCTGGTTCCTAGTTTGTTGCGCCATGAAATAGAGAAGGCATTAGAGAAATTAGATCTCATATGGGACCGGACATATGCCTGGGAGATGTTTCTAGACATGATG CGAACCCAAACACAGAACTTTCTTCCCAGTGCTGACCTCCCCAGGTATTTTACTGATGCCACTCGAGGTATTCTGGTGGATTGGCTCATTCAGGTTCAT gaaATTATGCACTTTCAAGATGAGACCCTTCATCTGGCCATACACCTCCTCAACCGCTCACTGCGACTAATCAAGGTGACCACAGCCAACCTGCAGCTCCTTGGCATGGTTTGTCTCTTCATTGCTGCCAAGAAAGAAGAGTGTCTTCTCCCTGAG GTGTCTGGACTCTGCTCCCTGATGGATCATACCTATACTAAGCATCAGTTTCTGCGAATGGAACGTAAAGTCCTCTCTGGCCTCAAGTTTGAGCTATCCTACTCTCCACCTCTGCATTTCCTGCTTATTTTTGCCTCTGTTGCTCGCTGCAGTGCCATG GTGGTGTGGATGGCTCGTTATCTGCTGGAGCTGTCGCTCCTGGAGGGCCAGTGTTTGGTGTTTCTGCCCGCTCAGCTCGCTGGAGCCGCACTCTGTTTGGCCCGCCAAGTTGTGCAGGAGCCTACAACACCAGAGGGAGAGGCTGCCTGGTGTTTAGTCTCCAGCATTCATGTTGGCAG tGAGGCTACTCTTATGAAGATCATGCATATTCTAGCCAGTGCTGCTGCCAAGGCTCACACCTGTGCTACTTTTCTTAAATTTTCATCTCCAGAAACCATGCATGTCAGTAGACACCCAGGACTGAAAAATGCCTCCAGTCTACTGGGTGTATGCAGTTGA
- the LOC116313842 gene encoding CLOCK-interacting pacemaker-like isoform X1: MPKEQPSFDQHSPCAAPSKKVKDKSNNTALLAIRDTKDKDDSSRRGSHCSSEKDSGFSDGSDWQQADVEDQERNKSQFRASEHAETSQNQERMQRNLGKHSVMPDGHNQPPVYMIKDTMLKQQSDVTQKRGQLLWRNSITDINQGSRQMILLQQPGLLPATFQLSKPLSRKFNVSERKTPGSYLPILNSYPRIAPHPSKKPPDKSSSIHESQSLSKRVFSEQKSDGPSVTRNLPEQHLHKQPKLALSTAGMPCSSPPQDQLSAPSPTPTSMSQRSPSVSSQDTSYSLFTTSSVGLNQDATSIHHRRFLNTVKILRQSGLLDITLRTKELMRQSNATEWDLSQLRQHTELLCQAASNPSLNLNGITIWEHLHQAMAESGNYPNLKILQNIQISTVPGSTSPSESISKGDTNRPQAAETTQALPTCLLSTMPEQHCVAQQQPQSKQDRKLKASETSLDKASFTPPDSSTG, translated from the exons ATGCCAAAGGAACAGCCTTCATTCGATCAGCACAGCCCTTGTGCTGCACCCAGCAAGAAAGTTAAAGATAAGAGCAACAATACAGCTCTACTGGCTATACGTGACACTAAAGACAAAGATGACTCAAGCAGGAGGGGCTCCCACTGCAGCTCCGAGAAGGACTCTGGCTTCTCTG ATGGTTCAGACTGGCAACAGGCAGATGTGGAGGACcaggaaagaaacaaaagcCAGTTCAGAGCCAGTGAACATGCAGAAACGTCACAAAACCAAGAACGTATGCAAAGGAATCTTGGAAAGCATTCTGTGATGCCTGATGGTCATAACCAGCCACCCGTTTATATGATCAAGGACACGATGCTTAAGCAG CAGTCAGATGTGACCCAGAAAAGAGGCCAGCTTCTCTGGAgaaacagcatcactgacatcAACCAGGGTTCTCGTCAAATGATCCTTCTCCAGCAGCCAGGATTGTTGCCTGCCACCTTCCAGCTATCAAAGCCCTTGTCCCGAAAGTTTAATGTCTCAGAAAGGAAAACGCCTGGTTCCTACTTACCCATTCTGAACTCCTATCCACGCATAGCGCCACATCCCAGCAAGAAGCCACCTGATAAATCTTCATCAATCCACGAATCCCAGAGTCTCAGCAAGAGGGTGTTCTCAGAACAAAAGAGTGATGGCCCGTCTGTGACCCGAAATCTGCCAGAGCAGCACCTTCATAAACAACCTAAGTTGGCACTCTCAACCGCTGGCATGCCGTGTTCTTCTCCACCCCAAGATCAACTGTCTGCCCCAAGTCCCACCCCTACTTCCATGAGCCAGAGATCCCCATCTGTATCCAGTCAGGACACCAGCTACTCATTATTCACAACCAGTTCAGTTGGACTTAACCAAGATGCCACTAGTATTCACCACCGACGTTTTCTCAACACAGTAAAAATCCTCAGACAGTCCGGTCTGCTGGACATTACATTGCGCACAAAGGAGTTGATGCGTCAGAGCAATGCCACAGAGTGGGACCTTTCCCAGCTGCGGCAGCACACAGAGCTGCTGTGCCAGGCTGCCAGCAACCCCAGCCTCAACCTAAATGGTATCACTATTTGGGAGCACCTCCATCAAGCTATGGCTGAGTCAGGAAATTATCCCAACCTTAAAATCCTGCAGAATATCCAAATCTCAACTGTGCCAGGTTCTACCAGTCCATCAGAAAGCATTTCCAAAGGGGACACCAACAGGCCACAAGCTGCCGAGACCACACAAGCCCTGCCAACGTGCCTCCTCAGCACCATGCCAGAGCAGCACTGTGTTGCACAACAGCAGCCACAGTCAAAACAAGACAGGAAGCTCAAGGCCAGTGAGACATCCTTAGACAAAGCCAGCTTTACACCTCCTGACAGTTCTACTGGTTAG
- the akt2 gene encoding RAC-beta serine/threonine-protein kinase, with product MNEVSVVREGWLHKRGEYIKTWRPRYFILKSNGSFIGYKEKPEVSSDHNLPPLNNFSVAECQLMKTERPKPNTFVIRCLQWTSVIERTFHVDSNEEREEWMRSIQAVANSLKSQQQDEEPMEIKFGSPSDSSGMEDMEIAVSKSRTKVTMSDFDYLKLLGKGTFGKVILVKEKATGMYYAMKILRKEVIIAKDEVAHTVTESRVLQNTRHPFLTTLKYAFQTHDRLCFVMEYANGGELFFHLSRDRVFTEDRARFYGAEIVSALEYLHSRNVVYRDLKLENLMLDKDGHIKITDFGLCKEGITDGATMKTFCGTPEYLAPEVLEDNDYGRAVDWWGLGVVMYEMMCGRLPFYNQDHERLFELILMEEIRFPKNLAPEAKALLAGLLKKDPKQRLGGGPDDAKEVMSHKFFTSINWQDVIDKKLIPPFKPHVTSETDTRYFDDEFTAQSITITPPDKYDSLDVEDSDQRTHFPQFSYSASIRE from the exons ATGAATGAAGTCAGTGTTGTGAGAGAGGGATGGCTCCACAAGAGAG GTGAATATATTAAGACATGGCGTCCTCGTTACTTCATCTTAAAGAGCAATGGCTCCTTCATTGGCTACAAAGAGAAGCCCGAGGTGTCCAGTGACCACAACCTCCCACCGCTCAACAACTTCTCTGTCGCAG AGTGTCAGCTGATGAAGACGGAGCGCCCCAAGCCCAACACGTTTGTCATTCGGTGTCTGCAGTGGACCTCCGTTATTGAGCGGACTTTCCATGTAGACAGCAATGAGGAGAG GGAGGAATGGATGCGATCGATCCAGGCGGTAGCAAACAGCCTGAAGAGTCAGCAGCAAGATGAGGAGCCCATGGAGATCAAATTTGGCTCCCCGAGTGACAGCAGTGGCATGGAGGACATGGAGATTGCTGTGTCCAAATCCCGCACAAAAGTG ACTATGAGTGACTTTGACTACCTGAAGCTTTTGGGCAAAGGGACATTTGGTAAAGTGATCCTGGTGAAGGAGAAGGCAACAGGGATGTACTATGCCATGAAAATCCTGCGCAAAGAAGTCATCATTGCTAAA GATGAGGTGGCACACACAGTTACAGAGAGCAGAGTTCTCCAAAACACGCGGCATCCTTTTCTAACG ACACTAAAATATGCATTTCAAACACACGACCGGCTATGCTTCGTGATGGAGTATGCAAATGGAGGAGAA CTCTTCTTTCACTTATCCCGGGACAGAGTATTCACAGAAGACAGGGCTCGATTCTACGGTGCAGAAATAGTGTCAGCACTGGAGTATCTTCATTCACGCAATGTAGTTTACAGGGACCTGAAG CTGGAGAACCTCATGTTAGACAAGGACGGCCACATAAAGATAACAGACTTCGGCTTGTGTAAAGAAGGGATCACAGACGGCGCCACCATGAAAACCTTCTGTGGAACCCCGGAGTACTTGGCACCAGAG GTGCTGGAGGACAACGATTATGGTCGAGCAGTGGACTGGTGGGGATTGGGCGTGGTGATGTATGAGATGATGTGCGGTCGATTGCCTTTTTACAACCAGGACCACGAGCGCCTCTTTGAGCTTATCCTAATGGAGGAGATCCGCTTCCCCAAGAACCTGGCTCCTGAGGCCAAGGCCCTGCTGGCAGGCCTGCTTAAAAAAGATCCCAAACAGAG GCTCGGAGGTGGTCCAGACGATGCCAAAGAAGTGATGAGCCACAAGTTCTTCACCTCCATTAACTGGCAGGATGTCATTGACAAAAAG CTTATTCCACCCTTCAAGCCACACGTAACGTCCGAGACGGACACGCGCTACTTTGACGACGAGTTCACAGCACAATCTATTACAATAACTCCTCCAGACAAGT ATGACAGTTTAGACGTAGAGGATTCAGATCAGCGTACTCACTTCCCTCAGTTCTCCTACTCTGCCAGCATACGGGAATGA
- the LOC116313842 gene encoding CLOCK-interacting pacemaker-like isoform X2 has protein sequence MPKEQPSFDQHSPCAAPSKKVKDKSNNTALLAIRDTKDKDDSSRRGSHCSSEKDSGFSDGSDWQQADVEDQERNKSQFRASEHAETSQNQERMQRNLGKHSVMPDGHNQPPVYMIKDTMLKQSDVTQKRGQLLWRNSITDINQGSRQMILLQQPGLLPATFQLSKPLSRKFNVSERKTPGSYLPILNSYPRIAPHPSKKPPDKSSSIHESQSLSKRVFSEQKSDGPSVTRNLPEQHLHKQPKLALSTAGMPCSSPPQDQLSAPSPTPTSMSQRSPSVSSQDTSYSLFTTSSVGLNQDATSIHHRRFLNTVKILRQSGLLDITLRTKELMRQSNATEWDLSQLRQHTELLCQAASNPSLNLNGITIWEHLHQAMAESGNYPNLKILQNIQISTVPGSTSPSESISKGDTNRPQAAETTQALPTCLLSTMPEQHCVAQQQPQSKQDRKLKASETSLDKASFTPPDSSTG, from the exons ATGCCAAAGGAACAGCCTTCATTCGATCAGCACAGCCCTTGTGCTGCACCCAGCAAGAAAGTTAAAGATAAGAGCAACAATACAGCTCTACTGGCTATACGTGACACTAAAGACAAAGATGACTCAAGCAGGAGGGGCTCCCACTGCAGCTCCGAGAAGGACTCTGGCTTCTCTG ATGGTTCAGACTGGCAACAGGCAGATGTGGAGGACcaggaaagaaacaaaagcCAGTTCAGAGCCAGTGAACATGCAGAAACGTCACAAAACCAAGAACGTATGCAAAGGAATCTTGGAAAGCATTCTGTGATGCCTGATGGTCATAACCAGCCACCCGTTTATATGATCAAGGACACGATGCTTAAGCAG TCAGATGTGACCCAGAAAAGAGGCCAGCTTCTCTGGAgaaacagcatcactgacatcAACCAGGGTTCTCGTCAAATGATCCTTCTCCAGCAGCCAGGATTGTTGCCTGCCACCTTCCAGCTATCAAAGCCCTTGTCCCGAAAGTTTAATGTCTCAGAAAGGAAAACGCCTGGTTCCTACTTACCCATTCTGAACTCCTATCCACGCATAGCGCCACATCCCAGCAAGAAGCCACCTGATAAATCTTCATCAATCCACGAATCCCAGAGTCTCAGCAAGAGGGTGTTCTCAGAACAAAAGAGTGATGGCCCGTCTGTGACCCGAAATCTGCCAGAGCAGCACCTTCATAAACAACCTAAGTTGGCACTCTCAACCGCTGGCATGCCGTGTTCTTCTCCACCCCAAGATCAACTGTCTGCCCCAAGTCCCACCCCTACTTCCATGAGCCAGAGATCCCCATCTGTATCCAGTCAGGACACCAGCTACTCATTATTCACAACCAGTTCAGTTGGACTTAACCAAGATGCCACTAGTATTCACCACCGACGTTTTCTCAACACAGTAAAAATCCTCAGACAGTCCGGTCTGCTGGACATTACATTGCGCACAAAGGAGTTGATGCGTCAGAGCAATGCCACAGAGTGGGACCTTTCCCAGCTGCGGCAGCACACAGAGCTGCTGTGCCAGGCTGCCAGCAACCCCAGCCTCAACCTAAATGGTATCACTATTTGGGAGCACCTCCATCAAGCTATGGCTGAGTCAGGAAATTATCCCAACCTTAAAATCCTGCAGAATATCCAAATCTCAACTGTGCCAGGTTCTACCAGTCCATCAGAAAGCATTTCCAAAGGGGACACCAACAGGCCACAAGCTGCCGAGACCACACAAGCCCTGCCAACGTGCCTCCTCAGCACCATGCCAGAGCAGCACTGTGTTGCACAACAGCAGCCACAGTCAAAACAAGACAGGAAGCTCAAGGCCAGTGAGACATCCTTAGACAAAGCCAGCTTTACACCTCCTGACAGTTCTACTGGTTAG
- the LOC116313850 gene encoding cyclin N-terminal domain-containing protein 2 isoform X1: MRPVSSAVTMARTGFCDTKPLLDLHKKADERRAPLRTWANASGPIDRWQPVEADESRMNLLKMEPDRRWERRLSLQTSEGIIMGFHEDSRAWSPGKLIAEGCVEDPVLLYPCGLQGLPSLQVLVPSLLRHEIEKALEKLDLIWDRTYAWEMFLDMMRTQTQNFLPSADLPRYFTDATRGILVDWLIQVHEIMHFQDETLHLAIHLLNRSLRLIKVTTANLQLLGMVCLFIAAKKEECLLPEVSGLCSLMDHTYTKHQFLRMERKVLSGLKFELSYSPPLHFLLIFASVARCSAMVVWMARYLLELSLLEGQCLVFLPAQLAGAALCLARQVVQEPTTPEGEAAWCLVSSIHVGSEATLMKIMHILASAAAKAHTCATFLKFSSPETMHVSRHPGLKNASSLLGVCS; the protein is encoded by the exons ATGAGACCTGTGTCTTCGGCTGTGACCATGGCCAGGACTGGGTTCTGCGACACCAAGCCTCTGCTGGACTTACACAAGAAG GCGGATGAAAGGCGAGCCCCACTAAGAACCTGGGCTAATGCCTCTGGGCCTATAGATCGCTGGCAGCCTGTAGAAGCAGACGAGTCCAGGATGAACCTGCTTAAAATGGAACCAGATCGCAGATGG GAAAGGAGACTGTCCTTGCAAACCAGTGAAGGCATCATCATGGGGTTTCATGAGGACAGTAGGGCATGGTCACCTGGTAAATTAAttg CAGAAGGGTGTGTAGAAGATCCTGTGCTGCTTTACCCTTGTGGCCTGCAGGGTCTTCCTAGCCTACAAGTGCTGGTTCCTAGTTTGTTGCGCCATGAAATAGAGAAGGCATTAGAGAAATTAGATCTCATATGGGACCGGACATATGCCTGGGAGATGTTTCTAGACATGATG CGAACCCAAACACAGAACTTTCTTCCCAGTGCTGACCTCCCCAGGTATTTTACTGATGCCACTCGAGGTATTCTGGTGGATTGGCTCATTCAGGTTCAT gaaATTATGCACTTTCAAGATGAGACCCTTCATCTGGCCATACACCTCCTCAACCGCTCACTGCGACTAATCAAGGTGACCACAGCCAACCTGCAGCTCCTTGGCATGGTTTGTCTCTTCATTGCTGCCAAGAAAGAAGAGTGTCTTCTCCCTGAG GTGTCTGGACTCTGCTCCCTGATGGATCATACCTATACTAAGCATCAGTTTCTGCGAATGGAACGTAAAGTCCTCTCTGGCCTCAAGTTTGAGCTATCCTACTCTCCACCTCTGCATTTCCTGCTTATTTTTGCCTCTGTTGCTCGCTGCAGTGCCATG GTGGTGTGGATGGCTCGTTATCTGCTGGAGCTGTCGCTCCTGGAGGGCCAGTGTTTGGTGTTTCTGCCCGCTCAGCTCGCTGGAGCCGCACTCTGTTTGGCCCGCCAAGTTGTGCAGGAGCCTACAACACCAGAGGGAGAGGCTGCCTGGTGTTTAGTCTCCAGCATTCATGTTGGCAG tGAGGCTACTCTTATGAAGATCATGCATATTCTAGCCAGTGCTGCTGCCAAGGCTCACACCTGTGCTACTTTTCTTAAATTTTCATCTCCAGAAACCATGCATGTCAGTAGACACCCAGGACTGAAAAATGCCTCCAGTCTACTGGGTGTATGCAGTTGA